Proteins encoded by one window of Blautia faecicola:
- the sigK gene encoding RNA polymerase sporulation sigma factor SigK, with protein MKTFLKPLTTEEETFYLRKCRQGDKAARDVLIERNLRLVAHIVKKYQGVDEDLDDLISIGTIGLIKAVSTYDMTKGSRLATYAARCIDNELLMMLRSRKKFSREVSLYEPIGTDKEGNEIHLLDIVEGKEQDITDQCIQKERILKLHVFLREVLSPLEYEVIKYRYGLFGEKELTQRVLGKRLGISRSYVSRIEKNAVLKLRDRFFSA; from the coding sequence GTGAAGACCTTTCTGAAACCCCTCACCACGGAAGAAGAAACTTTCTATCTCCGTAAATGCCGACAGGGTGATAAGGCGGCGCGGGATGTGTTGATTGAACGCAATCTGCGGCTTGTTGCGCATATTGTAAAAAAATACCAGGGGGTTGATGAAGATCTGGATGATTTGATCTCCATAGGAACGATCGGTCTGATCAAGGCCGTGTCCACCTATGATATGACAAAAGGCAGCAGACTGGCTACTTACGCTGCCCGCTGTATTGATAATGAATTGTTGATGATGCTTCGCAGCCGGAAAAAATTTTCCAGAGAAGTTTCTCTGTACGAACCGATCGGTACGGACAAAGAAGGAAACGAGATTCATCTTCTGGATATTGTGGAAGGAAAAGAACAGGATATCACCGACCAGTGTATCCAAAAAGAACGGATTCTGAAATTACATGTTTTTTTAAGGGAAGTTCTTTCACCATTGGAATATGAAGTGATCAAATACCGCTACGGGCTTTTTGGTGAAAAAGAATTGACACAGCGGGTGCTGGGGAAACGGCTGGGAATCAGCCGCTCCTATGTCTCCCGCATT